A genomic segment from Spongiibacter sp. IMCC21906 encodes:
- a CDS encoding TSUP family transporter, which yields MTELELYQYVLIAIIFVWSGFVRSGLGFGGSVLSLPFLLLVYNEPLVYLPIISVHLLFFSTLTIVLNNRGKAETKKSTVDWAYLRRILPIMIVPKLIGVFGLITLPGNILSIIIFAIISVYSLTYLFNRPFRSNSKTVDTIFLMLGGYISGTSLIGAPLIIAVAAQYVAKERLRDTLLALWFILVSIKMAAFIYAEIDLQLIHNIWLLPCAGVGHVLGLRFHNYLLQAETPRFFRVMGAALLSISVIGLWSALA from the coding sequence ATGACTGAGTTAGAACTATACCAATACGTGTTGATTGCCATTATTTTTGTCTGGAGTGGCTTTGTGCGCTCTGGTTTGGGTTTTGGTGGCTCGGTATTGTCGTTACCGTTTTTGCTATTGGTATACAACGAGCCGCTGGTTTATTTGCCCATCATCTCCGTACATTTATTGTTTTTTTCGACCTTAACGATCGTCTTGAATAATAGAGGAAAGGCGGAAACTAAAAAAAGTACTGTAGATTGGGCGTATTTGCGGCGAATTTTGCCGATTATGATTGTTCCTAAACTGATCGGTGTGTTCGGTTTGATTACGTTGCCGGGCAATATTCTATCGATTATTATTTTTGCGATCATCTCAGTATATTCACTGACGTATTTGTTTAATCGGCCTTTTCGAAGTAATAGCAAGACGGTTGATACGATATTTTTGATGTTGGGCGGTTATATCAGTGGCACGTCTCTGATTGGGGCGCCATTGATTATTGCTGTAGCCGCGCAATATGTTGCCAAAGAACGGTTGCGGGATACCTTGTTGGCGCTGTGGTTTATTTTAGTCTCAATAAAAATGGCAGCATTTATCTATGCCGAAATTGATTTACAGCTAATTCATAATATCTGGTTGCTGCCTTGTGCGGGGGTAGGTCATGTACTGGGACTGCGTTTTCATAATTACTTACTGCAAGCAGAAACGCCACGCTTTTTTAGGGTAATGGGCGCGGCGTTACTCAGTATCAGTGTAATTGGTTTATGGTCGGCATTGGCGTAG
- a CDS encoding glutathione S-transferase N-terminal domain-containing protein — MITVYGLPRSRSTRALWALEEAGQAYEFIALNFAKGEQQADAYLVLNPGAKVPTLVEGDLILTESAAIVKAPLIIR; from the coding sequence ATGATAACCGTTTATGGCCTGCCACGTTCTCGCTCAACTCGCGCACTTTGGGCTCTGGAAGAAGCTGGCCAAGCGTACGAATTTATCGCCCTCAACTTTGCCAAAGGTGAGCAACAAGCTGACGCCTACCTTGTACTCAACCCAGGCGCCAAAGTGCCGACTCTGGTCGAGGGTGATTTAATACTCACGGAATCTGCGGCTATTGTTAAGGCACCTCTGATAATTCGGTGA
- a CDS encoding esterase-like activity of phytase family protein, translating into MTFKKTALAWGIALACPFFLAACDGDDGRDGADGMDGAEGAPGTNGADGSNGTNGNNGDEGLNGLLKQTVLYSGNEHCYSGGLQIDSGPDTDGNGELSESEVTASNYLCTPTVVNSDKNFNRIAAYPVCKQIDASCNDDTTTAAEIVAASADGMTLIYTDSPAKQIGFVDIADPSKPTGLGTLALTGEPTSVAVKGAYALVGVNTSASFIEVSGELAVVDIASRGLVTSIDLGGQPDSVAVSPDGHYAVAVIENERDEDLGEGVPPQLPAGKLVIVDLSGAPDTWTTSNVSLTGLADLYPSDPEPEFVDINSDNIALVSLQENNHIVLVDLSDGSVINHFSAGSVDLVNIDTDNESIISFTDSQEGVLREPDGVSWLSTEYFVTANEGDLDGGSRGFSVFNTDGELVFEAGNTLDLLTAKFGHYPDDRSDNKGNEPENAEFGVFGSERYLFVNSERSSVVFVYDVADFRNPVFKQLLPAAMGPEGALAIPSRNLLVVASEEDSRDDVFRSALNIYQYGSATAKYPTIQSNDRIDGTPIPWAALSGLSADPENSNLIYAVDDSYYLKNRIFTLDISQQPAILIKETPLLDSNNVLASLPAGTLAADVVNDDKTVNVDPEGIAKSVDGGFWIASEGSGHAIDGPVDSMNVLLKTDSSGAITAVVGLPAAVNALQRNNGFEGVAEYEGNLYVAFQRAWQGETNVRIGIYNIVGDSWRFLFYPLDAVESQNGGWVGLSEISAIGNNEFMVIERDNQGGPDAAIKRLYRFGVSGLVDGDTVSKTLIRDVLPDMQGLGGLVTEKIEGTAVLKNGEVLLVNDNDGVDDSNGETNLMNLGDIL; encoded by the coding sequence ATGACATTTAAAAAAACAGCTTTAGCGTGGGGTATTGCTCTGGCTTGCCCATTTTTTCTGGCCGCCTGTGATGGTGATGATGGCCGCGATGGTGCCGATGGTATGGACGGCGCTGAAGGTGCACCCGGTACTAATGGGGCAGATGGAAGCAATGGTACAAACGGAAATAATGGCGACGAGGGCCTGAATGGTTTGCTGAAGCAAACGGTTTTATATTCTGGGAACGAGCACTGTTATAGCGGTGGTTTGCAAATTGACTCAGGCCCCGATACCGATGGCAATGGCGAACTCTCGGAGTCGGAAGTGACGGCAAGTAACTATCTGTGTACGCCGACGGTAGTGAACAGTGACAAGAATTTTAATCGTATTGCCGCTTATCCCGTCTGTAAGCAGATCGATGCAAGCTGTAATGACGATACTACCACCGCAGCAGAAATTGTTGCTGCCAGCGCTGATGGGATGACACTCATTTATACCGACAGCCCTGCTAAGCAGATTGGCTTTGTTGATATTGCTGATCCGAGTAAACCGACGGGGTTGGGCACTTTGGCGTTGACCGGTGAGCCCACCTCGGTGGCCGTGAAAGGGGCGTATGCTTTGGTGGGAGTTAATACCTCTGCCAGCTTTATTGAGGTATCTGGCGAGCTGGCGGTGGTGGATATTGCCAGTCGCGGTTTGGTGACCTCTATCGATTTAGGCGGTCAGCCAGATTCTGTTGCAGTGAGCCCAGACGGGCACTATGCCGTTGCGGTAATTGAAAATGAGCGTGATGAAGACTTAGGAGAGGGTGTTCCTCCCCAGTTGCCTGCAGGAAAACTGGTCATTGTTGACTTAAGTGGTGCGCCAGATACCTGGACCACGAGTAACGTGTCTTTAACGGGATTGGCTGATCTTTACCCCTCTGACCCCGAACCGGAATTTGTCGATATTAATAGCGACAATATTGCCCTTGTTTCTTTGCAAGAAAACAACCACATCGTGCTGGTCGACTTAAGTGATGGCAGTGTGATCAATCATTTCAGCGCCGGCAGTGTCGATCTGGTCAATATTGATACTGACAACGAGTCGATTATCAGCTTTACGGATTCCCAAGAAGGGGTACTACGCGAGCCCGATGGCGTTAGCTGGTTATCAACTGAGTATTTTGTTACCGCCAATGAAGGTGATCTGGATGGAGGTAGCCGCGGGTTTAGCGTATTTAATACTGACGGAGAGCTTGTATTTGAGGCAGGCAATACCTTGGATTTATTAACCGCTAAATTTGGTCATTACCCCGATGACCGTTCAGACAATAAAGGTAATGAACCCGAAAATGCTGAGTTTGGCGTATTTGGTAGCGAGCGGTATTTGTTTGTGAATTCTGAGCGCTCCAGCGTGGTGTTTGTTTATGATGTAGCGGATTTTCGTAACCCTGTTTTTAAACAGTTGCTACCCGCGGCAATGGGCCCCGAGGGCGCCTTGGCCATTCCATCACGTAATTTGTTAGTGGTTGCCAGTGAAGAAGACAGTCGTGACGATGTGTTTCGTTCGGCATTAAACATTTACCAATATGGTAGTGCCACTGCCAAGTATCCCACGATTCAATCTAATGACCGCATAGATGGTACACCTATCCCCTGGGCTGCCCTGTCAGGGTTGTCGGCCGACCCTGAAAACAGCAATCTGATCTATGCGGTAGACGACAGCTACTATCTTAAGAATCGTATTTTTACCCTTGATATCAGTCAGCAGCCCGCCATCTTAATCAAGGAAACCCCATTGCTGGACAGCAATAACGTGCTGGCGTCTCTACCTGCAGGGACGTTGGCCGCTGACGTGGTGAATGACGATAAAACCGTGAATGTTGATCCGGAAGGTATTGCCAAGTCCGTTGATGGTGGGTTTTGGATTGCCTCCGAAGGTTCTGGGCACGCTATTGATGGTCCTGTCGACAGTATGAATGTGTTGTTAAAAACTGATTCCAGTGGCGCAATCACTGCCGTGGTAGGCTTGCCAGCAGCGGTTAATGCCTTGCAGCGCAATAATGGTTTTGAAGGGGTTGCTGAATATGAAGGCAATCTTTACGTGGCCTTTCAGCGTGCTTGGCAGGGCGAGACGAACGTTCGGATTGGTATCTATAATATCGTCGGTGATAGTTGGCGCTTCCTGTTTTATCCCTTGGATGCGGTTGAATCTCAAAATGGCGGTTGGGTGGGTTTGTCGGAAATCAGCGCTATTGGTAACAATGAGTTTATGGTTATCGAGCGCGACAACCAAGGTGGGCCCGATGCCGCCATCAAACGGCTTTACCGCTTTGGTGTGTCGGGGTTGGTAGATGGCGATACCGTAAGCAAAACCTTGATTCGCGATGTATTGCCAGACATGCAAGGATTGGGTGGCTTGGTTACCGAGAAGATCGAAGGTACCGCGGTGCTGAAAAATGGTGAGGTGCTGTTAGTGAATGATAATGACGGTGTCGATGACAGTAATGGCGAAACGAACTTGATGAATTTAGGCGACATTTTGTAA
- a CDS encoding glutathione binding-like protein, with amino-acid sequence MPAAQRIATIFDTAAWEYQKALQLFAQGLADKPFILGDHFSGADILLGHTLMWGQSFKQPLPQQNLTDYLSRISERPALKNAQHRESK; translated from the coding sequence TTGCCAGCCGCGCAGAGAATAGCCACTATTTTTGATACCGCTGCATGGGAGTACCAAAAAGCATTACAATTATTTGCTCAGGGTCTCGCTGATAAACCGTTTATTTTGGGAGATCACTTTAGCGGTGCAGACATTTTATTGGGACATACGCTAATGTGGGGACAATCCTTTAAGCAGCCTCTGCCCCAACAGAACCTGACCGATTATCTTAGCCGTATCAGTGAGAGGCCGGCACTAAAAAACGCGCAACACCGGGAAAGCAAATAG
- a CDS encoding DUF411 domain-containing protein — protein sequence MRVICQQLMCCFLFLFSSSLLFAQHTPELQVFKNPNCGCCGKWVEHMNEAGFKSQVTEQQNLGELKSQLGIAPQYQSCHVARSGKYVIEGHVPAAEIKRFLASPPAGAIGLAVPGMPIGSPGMEMGDRHQDYNVLLLNKDGSSEVFAEIRQQ from the coding sequence ATGCGGGTTATTTGCCAGCAGCTCATGTGCTGTTTTTTGTTTTTGTTTTCATCCTCATTGCTTTTCGCCCAACACACGCCGGAATTGCAGGTGTTTAAAAACCCCAACTGCGGTTGCTGTGGTAAATGGGTGGAGCACATGAATGAGGCAGGTTTTAAAAGCCAGGTTACTGAGCAGCAAAACCTGGGAGAACTCAAATCCCAACTAGGCATTGCCCCGCAATATCAATCTTGCCATGTTGCTCGCAGCGGTAAATATGTTATTGAAGGGCATGTACCCGCAGCCGAAATCAAACGCTTTCTTGCTTCACCGCCAGCAGGGGCTATAGGCTTGGCTGTTCCAGGTATGCCCATTGGCAGCCCTGGCATGGAGATGGGTGATCGTCATCAAGACTATAATGTGTTGTTATTAAACAAGGATGGCAGCAGCGAAGTTTTTGCCGAAATTCGCCAGCAATAA
- a CDS encoding YadA-like family protein, with protein MRKRVGRLSTLSSAMLAAGLLIPVLGSVQSAAAFECTDASGTLVTAPDASGDASNVACGDGAVAADTDLLAPDGAVAIGGDGAEDADALGAQASGIDALAIGTDANATGNSSSAVGGEAIASGPGTTAVGWRSGANSERATALGHLAQANDVRSTAVGEAASASGEQAVAVGNESIANGADALAVGTQSSATGPSTSAVGGESLASGPGASAYGWQSGANAERATALGHLAQANDVRSTAVGEAASASGEQAVAVGNESVANGTDALAVGTQSSATGPSTSAVGGESVASGPGASAYGWQSGANAERATALGHLAQADGVRSTAVGEAASASGEQAVAVGNESVANGTDALAVGTQSSATGPSTSAVGGESVASGPGASAYGWQSGANAERATALGHLAQADGVRSTAVGEAASASGEQAVAVGNESVANGADALAVGTQSSATGPSTSAVGGESVATGPGASAFGWQSGANAERATALGHLAQANDVRSTAVGEAASASGEQAVAVGNESVANGTDALAVGTQSSSNGPSTSAVGGESVATGPGASAFGWRSGANSERATALGHLAQADGVRSTAVGEAANAVGEQSIAIGNESSATGVDAMAIGTEAVANGNSTTTVGGESVATGPGATAYGWRSGANAERATALGHLAQANGVRSTAVGEGATADGDRAVAVGDGANAGHTNSVALGAGATTTRANQVVLGTTSSTYSTPGITSDASRQAQSGATEIVTSDANGNLATDGGRTFRAINDLGSDVRDNRDEIERNRAGIALAMAMKAPYVPADKTFALSVGGGYFESEEAASIAGAVRASETVQFEFGLGSGTRKKSVGGRVGMTATW; from the coding sequence ATGAGAAAACGAGTAGGAAGACTAAGTACCTTGAGTAGCGCGATGCTTGCGGCAGGTTTGCTAATACCCGTATTGGGTAGTGTGCAGTCGGCCGCTGCGTTTGAATGTACTGATGCCAGTGGCACGTTGGTCACCGCGCCAGATGCGAGTGGTGATGCGTCTAATGTCGCTTGTGGCGATGGTGCGGTAGCGGCAGATACTGATCTACTTGCCCCTGATGGCGCAGTAGCGATTGGCGGTGATGGTGCTGAAGATGCGGATGCTCTCGGTGCTCAAGCCAGCGGTATTGATGCGCTAGCGATTGGTACAGACGCTAATGCCACAGGTAATTCGAGCTCTGCCGTTGGTGGCGAAGCTATTGCCAGCGGTCCGGGTACGACTGCTGTTGGTTGGCGGTCAGGTGCGAACTCCGAGCGAGCAACCGCGCTGGGTCATTTAGCTCAAGCGAATGACGTACGTTCTACCGCCGTGGGTGAAGCGGCTTCTGCATCTGGTGAGCAAGCGGTCGCAGTAGGTAATGAGTCCATTGCGAATGGCGCTGATGCCTTGGCTGTGGGCACCCAGTCTTCCGCTACAGGGCCCTCTACCAGTGCGGTAGGTGGCGAATCGCTTGCCTCAGGTCCGGGTGCATCCGCTTATGGTTGGCAATCTGGCGCCAACGCCGAACGAGCAACCGCGCTGGGGCATTTAGCACAAGCGAATGACGTACGTTCTACTGCGGTGGGTGAAGCGGCTTCTGCATCTGGTGAGCAAGCGGTTGCAGTAGGTAATGAGTCCGTTGCGAATGGTACTGATGCCTTGGCTGTGGGCACCCAGTCTTCCGCTACAGGCCCTTCTACCAGTGCGGTAGGGGGCGAATCGGTTGCCTCAGGTCCAGGTGCATCCGCTTATGGTTGGCAGTCCGGCGCTAACGCCGAACGAGCAACCGCGCTGGGGCATTTAGCACAAGCTGATGGTGTACGTTCTACCGCCGTGGGTGAAGCAGCTTCTGCATCTGGCGAGCAAGCGGTTGCCGTAGGTAATGAATCCGTTGCGAATGGCACTGATGCCTTGGCTGTGGGCACTCAGTCTTCCGCTACAGGCCCTTCTACCAGTGCTGTGGGTGGCGAATCGGTTGCTTCAGGTCCAGGTGCATCCGCTTATGGTTGGCAATCCGGCGCTAATGCCGAACGAGCAACCGCGCTGGGGCATTTAGCACAAGCTGATGGTGTACGTTCTACCGCCGTGGGTGAAGCGGCGTCTGCATCTGGCGAGCAAGCCGTTGCGGTTGGTAATGAGTCCGTTGCGAATGGCGCTGATGCCTTGGCTGTGGGCACTCAGTCTTCCGCTACAGGGCCCTCTACCAGTGCGGTGGGTGGCGAATCGGTTGCGACGGGTCCGGGTGCATCGGCGTTTGGTTGGCAGTCGGGTGCTAACGCTGAGCGGGCTACTGCGTTGGGGCATTTAGCTCAAGCGAATGACGTACGTTCTACTGCAGTGGGTGAAGCGGCTTCTGCATCTGGTGAGCAAGCCGTTGCGGTTGGTAATGAGTCCGTTGCGAATGGTACAGATGCTTTGGCCGTGGGTACGCAATCTTCGTCTAATGGTCCATCTACTAGTGCTGTAGGCGGTGAATCGGTCGCGACTGGGCCCGGTGCATCAGCATTCGGTTGGCGTTCTGGTGCGAACTCCGAGCGAGCTACCGCGTTGGGGCATTTAGCACAAGCTGATGGTGTGCGCTCTACAGCAGTGGGTGAGGCCGCGAATGCGGTTGGCGAACAATCGATTGCTATTGGTAATGAATCTTCCGCTACTGGCGTAGATGCGATGGCCATTGGCACGGAGGCCGTGGCCAATGGAAACTCAACCACAACGGTAGGTGGTGAATCTGTGGCGACGGGCCCGGGTGCAACGGCTTATGGTTGGCGTTCAGGTGCTAATGCTGAACGAGCCACGGCGCTGGGTCATCTTGCTCAGGCAAATGGCGTCCGCTCAACCGCGGTTGGTGAGGGTGCAACAGCCGATGGCGACCGCGCAGTGGCTGTTGGTGATGGGGCCAATGCTGGGCATACTAATTCGGTGGCCTTAGGTGCAGGAGCAACTACTACCCGCGCAAATCAAGTGGTACTGGGAACAACAAGCAGTACCTACTCCACTCCGGGCATTACCTCTGATGCTAGTCGGCAGGCACAAAGTGGCGCTACAGAAATTGTCACTTCAGATGCGAACGGTAATTTGGCTACCGATGGTGGTCGCACTTTCCGGGCGATCAATGATTTGGGATCTGATGTCCGTGATAACCGCGATGAAATTGAACGCAACCGCGCAGGCATCGCATTGGCAATGGCCATGAAGGCGCCCTATGTTCCCGCTGACAAAACCTTTGCGTTAAGCGTGGGGGGCGGTTACTTTGAAAGTGAGGAGGCTGCTTCTATCGCCGGTGCGGTTCGCGCCAGCGAGACGGTGCAGTTTGAATTTGGTCTTGGTAGCGGCACTCGCAAGAAAAGCGTGGGTGGTCGTGTAGGAATGACGGCAACATGGTAA
- a CDS encoding glutathione peroxidase codes for MATVYDFKLNTLQGNELDFSAYQGKVVLVVNTASKCGFTPQYEGLQALHEKFKDQGLVVVGAPCNQFANQEPGDASTIEGSCLINYGVSFPITEKVDVNGKNTHPLFAYLKESAPGTLGNRVKWNFTKFLIGKDGKPIKRYAPTTKPQQMAGDIEAALNA; via the coding sequence ATGGCGACAGTTTACGATTTCAAATTAAATACTTTGCAGGGCAATGAATTAGATTTTTCTGCCTACCAAGGCAAGGTTGTTTTAGTTGTTAATACGGCGAGCAAGTGCGGCTTTACCCCCCAGTACGAAGGGCTGCAAGCTTTGCATGAAAAGTTTAAAGATCAGGGTTTAGTGGTTGTGGGTGCTCCTTGTAATCAGTTTGCGAATCAAGAGCCGGGGGATGCTTCGACGATTGAGGGAAGCTGCTTAATTAACTATGGCGTTAGTTTTCCTATTACCGAAAAGGTGGACGTAAACGGAAAAAATACGCACCCGCTATTCGCTTATTTGAAAGAGAGCGCACCGGGCACCTTGGGTAATCGCGTTAAATGGAATTTCACTAAGTTTTTGATTGGTAAAGATGGCAAGCCCATTAAACGTTATGCGCCGACGACGAAGCCTCAACAGATGGCTGGCGATATTGAGGCTGCGTTAAATGCCTGA
- a CDS encoding DUF922 domain-containing Zn-dependent protease — MLIKSIFSQFYRVVKSLVFVGLAGACFAVISLAMMGSWIIALRMRHFSVVMLLLSNVVIAEPEVEVINHYYTVAVDSIGEIETAVEAASPLRGPNKTYHGYTDSQVNWSWWWRKEANLCRISRVESKVTIEYTLPRLETDPRNFRVRGVWSEWFWALKSHENNHGRNAIAIARQGEKAILAVEPHTDCTVIDQRASAIAAGLIEALKLRDAEYDKRTNHGELEAGELNDYF; from the coding sequence ATGTTAATAAAAAGCATCTTCTCCCAGTTTTATCGAGTGGTCAAAAGTCTTGTTTTCGTAGGCTTGGCGGGAGCGTGTTTTGCGGTGATAAGTTTGGCAATGATGGGCTCGTGGATAATAGCTTTACGCATGCGGCACTTTTCTGTGGTGATGTTGCTGCTAAGCAATGTTGTTATCGCTGAGCCAGAAGTGGAGGTCATTAACCATTACTACACGGTGGCGGTTGATTCAATTGGCGAGATAGAGACTGCCGTTGAAGCGGCATCGCCGCTTCGCGGCCCAAACAAAACCTACCACGGCTATACCGATAGTCAGGTTAATTGGAGCTGGTGGTGGCGGAAAGAAGCTAATTTATGTCGGATTAGCCGGGTGGAGTCTAAGGTCACTATCGAATATACCTTACCAAGGTTAGAAACCGATCCGCGTAATTTTCGAGTGAGAGGTGTCTGGAGCGAGTGGTTTTGGGCCTTAAAATCCCATGAGAATAATCATGGTCGCAATGCCATTGCGATTGCCCGTCAGGGTGAAAAGGCAATATTGGCTGTTGAGCCCCACACTGATTGTACTGTGATAGACCAGCGGGCAAGCGCAATTGCAGCGGGCCTGATAGAAGCGCTTAAATTACGCGATGCTGAATACGATAAGCGAACAAATCATGGCGAGCTCGAGGCCGGGGAACTCAACGATTATTTTTGA
- a CDS encoding acyl-CoA dehydrogenase family protein translates to MDFTFNELHKEIDESVRKVCAEFSDDYWMECDEEARFPEEFYDAMAKSGWLGITMPEELGGAGLGVTEAAIMMHAVAASGGGQSAASAIHINLFGPHAIVVHGTDEQKKRWLEPLIAGKEKACFGVTEPDAGLDTTSIKTFAKKVDGGYIVNGRKMWTSTGQEAHKIVLLTRTTPKEECKRPTDGMTLFYADLDRTKIEVRRIKKLGRNAVDSNATYIDDYFIPDSDVIGEVGKGFYYLLDSLNPERVLVGIEAIGIGRAALDKAAQYANERVVFGRPIGQNQGIQHPLAEAWTYLESAYWMCLRAADLYDKKLPCGAEANAAKFLSARAAFDACTKAVLTHGGMGYAREYHVERLFRESILPRIAPVTEQMILSFIGERVLGLPKSY, encoded by the coding sequence ATGGACTTTACTTTCAATGAGCTGCACAAAGAAATCGATGAGAGCGTGCGGAAAGTCTGTGCCGAGTTCAGCGACGACTACTGGATGGAGTGCGACGAAGAAGCACGCTTTCCAGAAGAATTTTACGACGCCATGGCCAAATCAGGCTGGCTGGGCATTACCATGCCAGAAGAGCTCGGAGGCGCTGGCCTTGGCGTAACCGAAGCTGCCATTATGATGCACGCTGTTGCCGCCAGTGGCGGTGGCCAATCAGCAGCATCAGCCATCCACATCAACTTATTTGGTCCCCACGCGATTGTCGTGCACGGTACTGATGAGCAGAAAAAACGCTGGTTAGAGCCACTGATCGCGGGCAAAGAAAAAGCCTGCTTCGGCGTGACCGAGCCAGACGCTGGCCTGGACACCACCAGCATCAAAACTTTCGCCAAGAAAGTTGACGGCGGCTATATCGTTAACGGCCGCAAAATGTGGACGTCTACCGGTCAAGAAGCGCATAAAATTGTGCTGCTAACCCGCACCACACCAAAAGAAGAATGTAAGCGCCCCACTGACGGCATGACCTTGTTCTACGCTGATTTGGACCGAACCAAAATTGAAGTGCGTCGCATCAAGAAGCTGGGCCGCAACGCGGTAGATTCCAACGCGACCTATATCGATGACTATTTCATTCCTGATTCAGATGTTATCGGTGAAGTCGGCAAAGGTTTTTATTACTTGCTAGACAGCCTAAACCCAGAGCGGGTTTTGGTCGGCATTGAAGCCATCGGTATTGGCCGCGCTGCTCTGGACAAAGCCGCCCAATACGCCAATGAGCGCGTGGTATTTGGTCGCCCAATCGGTCAAAACCAAGGTATTCAACACCCATTGGCAGAAGCGTGGACTTATCTCGAGTCTGCTTACTGGATGTGCTTACGCGCAGCGGATCTATACGACAAAAAATTGCCCTGTGGTGCCGAAGCCAATGCGGCCAAGTTCCTCAGCGCCCGCGCAGCATTTGACGCGTGTACCAAAGCGGTGCTGACCCATGGTGGTATGGGCTATGCCCGTGAATACCACGTAGAACGTTTGTTCCGCGAGTCTATCCTGCCACGCATTGCGCCTGTTACAGAGCAGATGATTCTGTCCTTTATTGGTGAGCGCGTACTGGGACTGCCTAAGTCTTACTAA
- a CDS encoding MarR family winged helix-turn-helix transcriptional regulator: MPESVLAKPDNPLSLDNQLCFPLYAASRLVTRMYHDKLAPLGITYPQYVVLMILWEHAPCSVGVVGEKAMLNSNTLTPLLKRMEQQGLLIRQRDNRDERQVNVTLTKAGLQLQTECSCIPAELMARFSDGAEEELVQLKHLLTRVLPKMQRALEAGQA; the protein is encoded by the coding sequence ATGCCTGAATCTGTACTCGCGAAGCCTGACAATCCGCTGAGCTTGGATAATCAGCTTTGTTTTCCGCTCTATGCGGCCTCCAGGCTGGTGACCCGGATGTATCACGACAAGCTTGCGCCCCTGGGCATTACTTATCCGCAATATGTGGTGTTAATGATTCTTTGGGAGCATGCGCCTTGTTCGGTGGGTGTGGTGGGAGAAAAGGCAATGTTGAATAGTAATACCCTGACGCCCCTGTTAAAGCGCATGGAGCAGCAAGGTTTATTGATCCGGCAGCGGGATAACCGTGATGAGCGCCAAGTTAATGTCACTTTGACAAAGGCAGGGCTGCAGCTACAAACGGAGTGCAGCTGCATTCCCGCTGAGTTAATGGCGCGCTTCTCGGATGGCGCTGAAGAAGAGCTTGTGCAGCTTAAACATCTTTTAACGCGTGTTCTTCCAAAAATGCAAAGGGCATTGGAAGCAGGGCAGGCATAA